tatgttatgattttgacttttctgAAGCATTTGCATGAGGGATATTGATTTATGTGATATACTACAGTGAAATAGCTAAAATGCTATTTTTGTTATACAGACAAGGGAAGCtattaatgttttctttttggtgacGCTATCACGTTTCTTCGACATTTCTTTGCTTATGTCCCAATACAAGAATTTGTGTTTGTTCAATAACTCGCGcattccaaattttatttcgtgatgtttttatgtttctcAGTTATTAGACTACGAAACAAACCGATTGAAATTAAGTCTGTTTGTTTGTGGAAAAAATGGCAGTTATGGAATATCAGCAAAGGTTTAATAATCATGACCATgattatttcacattttaaaaatttaaaaattccaattcCAATTTTAACTTGGCTCATGTTAGACTTAAGAAAGAGGTAATACAATCAAAGTTAAAAGCTCGCGTACAAGAATTCGAGAAAGAAATGCTaacaattttacattttagcCAAAAGTAATATCACTCTAGCTTGACTTTAGATCAAGCATCTCTTCAGGTACTGAATTTCTGAAGCGCCTGATTACCAATTGGGAATCTAGGTTCAATGAGAACTCACCAGAGGTCATCACTCGGGAGGCGAGAACACAATGCCTGGATTCACTAGATTTGTGACACCACAGTGGCGCCGGAGCGGGTGTGTGAGAAACTTCTAATGCTCACTGGGAGAATTGAACTCCCATCCCCAAGGCAAGGCACACCTGTTCACAAGTGACGCCTTATCCAACACACCCACTCTTCCACAGTAACATatagcaataataaaaatgtattttttatttcagtggATGTACGCCATAAATACATAAAACTTGATTGTCCCCCTCCCTACTAAATAAATCCGTGAACATGAATATGCTGTTACAATCGAAATTATtagcaaaaggaaaaattttgataatgataaaaaaataaaagaaaacaaattcacgaCATGTGTTGCCGTAGCAACTAGCAGACGCATAATTTCGCAATAAGATGCTCATTTTTAGACTTCATCACAGTTGACAGTTCCCACCGTTGAGTTACCGgtgtttattcatttcctttcgtCACATTaccccctttttcttattttctggAAATAAGGTTAAAAGTTTTTTGGTTAATAAGAATTGGAGTTTTGAAAGCTGGCATTTaacaatttcattaaaaacttCTTGGTAGGAATACCGGCTCCGACGAAGTATTAATAGTTGCAACAAACTAGCGTTCGCTAATCGGCCTAATCCAAACTCATGACATAAGCCATACAACATGGGGAATAAGAGGTCTTCAAGGGAAGGAAATGGCTCATTTGTTTGCACACTATGTCCCTTCACCAGTAATTTATggaacaaattaaaaagccACACAAAGGAGATCCACAATAAGATCATGGGACCCCTTGACTGTTGTGGCTTCTGTTTTTCTGGTAAAGCCGCCCTGCAACACCACAATGAGGCCCATCACATTCCTAGGTATGGAAATTATTTGCATTTGAATGTTTATCTGCAACTGGAAACAAATAGTTTGTAAAACATACTTCTTTGTGTCATAAATTATACTTTTTATTAGATATGAATGTTCTCTATGTGATCGTCGCTTTCATGCTCCATCTCATCTCCGAAGTCACCATGTTGCTGTCCACTCTGattacaaaaaattcaagtgcaaCGGCTGTGAATATGCAACTTCCAAGAAACACAACCTAAAGAAACACATGGAACGAAAAAATCACAGAGCAGAATCAGACGAGGAATGGATCACTACAAGAGGACAAAGGTAACTAAACATAAAATCACTTTCGTTTGAAGCAACATGccattttacattttgaatCGCCAACTCCCACAGACATAAGTGTGAAATATGTTGTCGAATCTTTCCATATCCATCAAGGCTTCGTTATCACATGACATTCGCCCATGGTGAGCAGAAGCCATTTAAGTGTAGCCGTTGTGAATACACGACAGATCAAAAGGGTCATCTTAAGCGGCATTCACAGGTGCACGAATCTAAGGATAAATCAACGTCTAATAACGAATCTGTTGAACGCAGCAGTACGTCTACCAACGTTAATTGTACTGATGCATGTGACCTACCtcgagaggaagaagatgttGAAAGAAACACTGTTGATCGTCCATTGCGTAAGTTACGCATTACAGTACAATCCAAAACTGTCAACAGAGTAAATGGCGAATCGCCGGCTGTCGAGAAGAAACGAAGCAACAGAAAGACTGCTGAGGAAGAGTCTGAAGGTGAACTTGGtcttttatttcagaaacttGACACTAATTTTCATATCCTGTTTCTATAGATTCGGCTCCATCTTATACCTCTATTAATAACGTTGTCGACAACAGTAGTCATCATTCAGAAAATGTCGAATCCgtggaaatgagaaaaaatctcATCAGTTCCACTTCTTCTGATGATCATCCACCTTCACAACGATTTTCGTTGCTACCTGTTTTGGCGACTCCTATGCACGAAGAAGCCCGCAAACTGAAGTCTGAGGTTTTACTAGCAACCACCCTCCCCGTGGTGCTTTCTCTACTGGAGCGTTTGCTGGATCTTTCTGCCTCCATCATGCACCAGATTCGCATTTCCATGGAGGTTGAAGTTCGTCATAAAGCCATCGAATGCTTTGAATATGTATGGAGTGCTTCTAAAATAGCAGTCGGTCGCTGGAGAGACATGGTGGAAACCTCGATGGATCGCAATATTTTTCTGAAAGCTGTACAATATGCGTACGAAATACTTCCGGTCTTCGTCAGTTTGGAGATAAATGAACATCTAGAAATGGTGGAAAACGTTATGTTACTTGCTCTTAACACTGTTAAGAACTGCCAACATCCATCTTCGACTGgtgagtttgattttttatttgtttttatttgcttatCATTAGTTAAGATATTATGCTCGATATTATGACagtgtcattttcttttcttaaaaaaaaggtaatgagttgattgttgtgtttacaattttttaggAGAATTCTAAGCCTGGCCCATTTGGCCAATGTAACTTGAATGTTCCGGGAAGATGTTATTAGATCACCTTGGGATGAAAGCTTGAAGAATGTGAATGTGTCTAGTAGATATTACGAAGACCTAACTGAATTGCACTATATGATTGTTATGTTTTTCATAGcaaatcacattttttccattttactGAATGTAGTAAGAaagtttagttttcttttttgttttctgtagttttgttttatgttatgattttgacttttctgAAGCAGCATGAGGGATATTGATTTATGTGATACTACAGTGAAATAGCTAAAATactatttttgttcttatacAGACAAGGGAAGCtattaatgttttctttttggtgacGCTATCACGTTTTTTCGACATTTCTTTGCTTAAGTCTAAATACAAGAATTTGTGTTTGTTCAATAACTCGCGTattccaaattttatttcgtgatgtttttatgtttctcAGTTATTAGACTACGAAACAAACCGATTGAAATTAAGTCTGTTTATGTGTGGCAAAAATGTCAATTACGGAATATCAGCAAAGGTTTAATAATCATGgccatttatttgattatttcacattttttaaattttaaaattccaattttaacTTGGCTCATGTTAGACTTAAGAAAGAGGTAATACAATCAAAGTTAAAAGCTCGCGTACAAGAATTCGAGAAAGAAATGCTaacaattttacattttagcCAAAAGTAATATCACTCTAGCTTGACTTTAGATCAAGCATCTCTTCAGGTACTGAATTCCTGAAGCGCCTGATTACCAATTGGGAATCTAGGTTCAATGAGAACTCACCAGAGGTCATCACTCGGGAGGCGAGAACACAATGCCTGGATTCCTGGATTCACTAGATTTGTGACACCACAGTGGCGCCCGAGCGGGTGTGTAAGCCACTTCTAATGCTCACTGGGAGACTTGAACTTCCATCCCCAAGGCAAGGCACACATGTTCACAAGTGACGCCTTATCCAACACACCAACTCTTCCacaataatgataataaaagtaaatatatatttctaatTTCAGTGGATGATCCCCTTAAATAGAATCTTGTGTATCGATGATTGATCGATACTggtaaaattttaacacaCTAAATTTCAATCGGTTTTGGTTTCGCTGATTAACAAATATTATCGGCAGCTTCATAATCAATGAAATTATCTAACAGATcgacttaaattttttacgaTAATTCAATTTCCAGCACTTGAAAGATGTGTCAATTTAccctttcaaaaataaattttgatgaaAGCATAGTTGTCATAAATTCAAAAGCGATAAGTTGAAGGAACTTATTCTTACCTTCCTTGAATCGGTTTCTAAATAGCTTTCTAACATAGTAATTATAATTCTAGTAACACTATAGGCCCTaacataaaaacattttcattgaatCGAATTAACAGAATTGTGTGCAATTACATACTTTAAATTATCTCAATTTTCATCGTTAAAATGTATTACCATAAAAATGCAGTGCCGCAATATTACTATATCTACacgttaaataaaaattcaagtcaatAACGAGCTCTTGATATTTGCTTGTAGCATTTCTAAAGTGAGTTGGTAGTCTATAAGATGAGCCGACCTTGGAGCCGACCACCTGTGTCGAGGAACACCATGTTTAAATTTACGGGACGAGGGTTTGGTGACACTGGGAAATCGACTTATCTGAAGGGGATAAATTTCCCCAGCGAAACAAGtgtaacaataaaaagaaaagctgaTTTGAACTAATGACGAACAAGCTAAATTGATTAACTTACCcttgcatttttcttttgattgggTTGTCAGTTCCACTACAGTCGTGCTGTCGTAGAATTGGATGTGCACAAGTTGGGACGCGGAAGTTTGAGCCACATTCGAATTGAGCACTGGATGGAGGAATGAACGGCTTGAGGTCACTTCATGTTGTTTGACGATGTAATGGACATTGGCAAACGTCAACCACACACCCGAAGAAGAGTTATGTTCGCGGAGACTGAGCAAAACCTAATTCCAGGCGTAAATCTTTTAATAAATTGCTAATTAGTTACAGTATTCaggttttaaaataaactctGTTCATTTCAACATTACCCATTTCTCAAAATGcaccaataaaataaatgtgatGCGTAGTGAATGTATCAGCTTAATGATCCACCTTGTAGGAAGTCTAGTCACCGGTAGGCCTACTTGCCGCTGGCTCTTACAAAAATTCCAGCTGCATCAGATAGACCAAAAGAAGAGAGGCTAATAAACCAAATGTAAATAAACCACTATTAAATGTTACTCACGTGACTCtataaaaaattgacaaaagttTGAAGTCGAGATAACTTATTCGAAACGTAGAATTTCTCAGATGTTATCACACCACAGTGACGGATAGGCACAGTCTCTTGGAGAAATTTCCGCTGAAGTTCCCACACTGAAATTACTCAAACAATTACaacgcattttttaaaatcaaatgaagcGGAAGGAATTGACCATTGAACTTACGTAGTATTGACGACAGTATTGATATTGAAAAGGGTCGCAGAGGAGTGCGGCACTCTCCTCTCAGGATCGACAGGCGACAgccaacaattttttaatgagctcCGTGCCAGGATCTCAAAGTACAGGTGAAGAAACAGCATAATTGTGATTGACGTCGGTGTCCTATTGGAAATTCCAGTAAAAGGAGGAGTATCACACTTACGTGCTGTTAAAATTGGATTGATTTTGaaagaatctaaaaaaaattctaaatttctgATGAATTGGAAGAGGCATCCAATAATTTGTCCATTGAAGTGGAGAATTTAAGTCAGCAATCCTTAATGGCGAAAATATTATGTGCTCACCTGTGAAAACAATGAGGTCAGAATATTCTTATCAATttatagacacacaaaaaaagaaataggtaAAGGCTTTAACACTGTAGGGAGACTTGTGAATATCGTAAATGCAAGTTTATCGTGAATCTGAAACCCCTCAGCTTGTCCTGTCCAGCCGCCCACCGCCGTGTCCAGGACGTTGTCGGCTTCAATTCTATAACAAAGATAATCTGTCTGACCTGCAAGAAATCCACTCCATTCAGTATCTGACAAGATAGTGAGTGTGTTGGCACCTGTAAAGGCAGAAGAAAGAAGgcaaaatatgaaaattattttctcctCATAAGAACAAATAATTgttaaccaaaaaaagaaatgaagttaACCAAACCTTATTTGTGTTCAGAGCATATTCAGAGTTCAGTTGGAGACCAGACCCCCACAGCTCAAGCAGAAGTAGCTGATGTGacactttcctttttttaagtttatttctTTGGAATACAAAAGGTATCTTGGCATTTTCAAAgacatggcagtttgttttgtctttttaaacttttcaatATCTAAAATTTGTCGGCCAGAATATGGATAAGACAACTTCAAGCTTTTAGAACTGTGTTTGGTGTTTAACACTGCAATCAAGTGTTTACACAACTTTGGTTTGGTCTTTAAAACACATTCTAATAAATGATGTgagcctttttattttgagccACACTTTATTTAGTCTCGTGATTGTTCGGAGCTTTGGAGCATGTTCGGAGAAAAAATTCTACTATAAATCTAGAATGCAGACGACGGTTTCATTGTTGACcgattttgttatttcccttttaaaaaattaattcgctttttttacCAGCCCCGGCAGGCCGGCAGCCCGTTTCTTCCGTCAGCCGTCTCcgaagaaaacgaaacgacTGTGAATTTAACAAAAcctttgaaaatttacagtAACTTAGAAgacaaaattagtaaattgTAAATTAGCGTAAAAACTACTATGTAACATGCAACCAGCCAGGATGTAATGTACACCCACTTCCATTAATATGGTATACAGTCATTGCGCAAAACAACGCACCTATTTTGGCTTTAAccaaaattcttctttcttacaaagaaaaaaatgtaacccTTCCCTCTcgataacaaacaacaaaggctGTACACCACTGTGTCCACTGTCCAAAATAGGTGCGTTGTTTTACGCAATGACTGTATACCATATTAATGGAAGTGGGTGTACGAATATGACTAACTAAATTAACAATAAACGTCGCTGTCTTTCATATGTATCgggattttaaatttatttttttactttattagtCTAGCGTTACacttaaatgaataaaaaataaaaataacaaaacaaaaaaagagaaagacttTTAATAAACAAGACAGATGATGCTACAAAATCTACGATTTCTTGAACAAAGAGGAAACCCAATTTGAAACGATTCCAGACATGCTAATAGATTTCTTTTGCTCGGATTTTTTCGAAGATGTTTCACTACTATGTGGATTTTCCTCATCAAATTCGCTCGCATTTTGGTCAGAACTCACCTCTACACAAGTGTGTTCATTTTCTGTCGCTAATGCATTAGCATAACATTTTTCGCTATTTTCGGCTGACTTTGGATGGATGGGGACATTCGCGATGGAGGTGGCAGGATAACTACAGTCTCCTGCGCAACCTGTCGGATTTTCATGTATTTTTCTGTCGTGATTGACTTTGGTAGAATTTTCCTCCGTTGactgacttctttttttgtcggttTCTCCGGCTGTAGACTGTCGAATTAGGGATGCGTTTCTAAGAGCTTCATTGTGGCTTTCACGCACAGTCGTGCTCTGTTCTGGACCGCTTCTTTTATTAGTGGCAGCTGTGAACGGTCGCGTTGTTGAGATTAGAAACTATGGTGCAATACCTTTTAGTTTAGTTGAAACACTTTGGTGCTAAGAAAGAATGAACTGCATTCTTTGTTGAGACAAAAGAGAGTGAGTGAGTAGCAAGCAAGACGACACTAGTCTCGActcaagaaaagggggggagaaCAAACGTTGACATACGTATCACACAATACGTTGAagcaacattgaaagaaaacattctcagaagtagagagaaggttaaaaaacaacacaacccCTTAAACTGAACGGAGCGTGAGAAACGATAATTCAATGTTTGATTTAGACtaaatccaatttttactttagatttcttggtttttgaACTTGGTTTGCGTTTGTTACATACTGAGATTCGTGAGATTCACCTTGTTCGCGTTTACGCTCGTGACAATTGGCAAGAACATGATTATTTAAACCAGAGAAAGAACATAGGCTAAGTCTTGCGAATGTGAGTTGTGAGGACGTCGACGTTTGTGCTGCAATAAACAGAGCCATTTCACGTCCTGATTAGGCCTACTCTTGAGATTCGCGATGATCAAACATGGATTCAGCAAGTAAAATTTTGgctatcatttttctttcttgtttgttcagtAGATTGTAAAAGTGCGTACACGTTGACtctgtttttaattcgtttagctttttcttcaacttggGACGTTTGACTCTTTTTCGGTCACCATATAGCACAGCAAGTGTGGGTGTGTTTGCTCTGTTGATCTTCCCTCGACATTAAATGTAGGGGCATTTGTTGTCATCCAGAATGTGTACTGGGCATTCAATGGTGCATTGAGTATTCCGTCCAACTTGGGCATTCAATGGTGTCATTGAGTATTCCGTTCAACTGGGGAACTTGTACAGATTATAAATACGACAGTGGTAAATAAACGTCAAtctctgggcccataacctgttgagaTTAGAAACTATGGTGCAATACCTTTTAGTTTAGTTGAAACACTTTGGTGCTAAGAAAGAATGAACTGCATTCTTTGTTGAGACAAAAGAGAGTGAGAGTGAGTAGCAAGCAAGACGACACTAGTCTCGActcaagaaaagggggggagaaCAAACGTTGACATACGTATCACACAATACGTTGAagcaacattgaaagaaaacattctcagaagtagagagaaggttaaaaaacaacacgcGTTTGGTATGAATGAGTAGTAAAGTTCTGGCGATTATATGGCGGAAACTTTGCACGGTAAATAGGATTAGGCTTAAAACTTCCTTTCCGTTGAGTGCTATGACTGCTATGTCCGCTATAGATTTGTCTGGAAATATTGACGGAAAATTTACCGATTTTGACTTACGTGCCTCATCCACGTTATTTTCGTTAAACCAATTTTGCAGTTCAGTCAACGTCTGCAAACGAATTTCGTAGCCAGGTTTTTGTTCACCCGCAACACGACCCCTTATCAAACTAAGATATTCGTCCGGACTTGGTGAATAAGAACGCAAAGCCCCTGAATCCAGAAGACGGCCGCTCTTACTGACCTGCTCCGGAAGCAAGCTcatcacttttattttttctatttctagtTCAAATACGAGGTCTTGATGGTTTATCCATTTCCCGTCGGAATTGTTTTGTCgcttcaagtttttttttaacaattagagaaaattggaaaaaccAAAGTCAAAATGGGCATTGAAATCCTTTTAttcatcttctctttttctctcctttttctcatttgtaCAAAAGGAGTGAGATAACTTACATAACGGGAGTTTCCAGAGGGACAACGACACCGTTAAGTGTTACTGAGTAaggtgaaataatttttttatatgtataaTTGTATATCGACAGATGACTTTCAAATTAAGATTTATTAAAGACTTGTACCACgctatttgttttaaattctaGTTAGTGtatttcaagtttgaattCTGCTGTACTAGTACACTCAAGATAATATGTATACGGTATATAAACAATATTGTGTTTTATGCAAGTGTTAATTTgtgggatttttaaaaaatcttttttttttcgaagatTTTTgacaaatgtgtttttttcgtATTAAACGGGCTGAAGCTTTGGTAATCCATGTCCATGTAATCCATCAGTAATCCATGTCTAGAAAAG
The window above is part of the Daphnia pulex isolate KAP4 chromosome 3, ASM2113471v1 genome. Proteins encoded here:
- the LOC124190253 gene encoding zinc finger protein 845-like, which codes for MGNKRSSREGNGSFVCTLCPFTSNLWNKLKSHTKEIHNKIMGPLDCCGFCFSGKAALQHHNEAHHIPRYECSLCDRRFHAPSHLRSHHVAVHSDYKKFKCNGCEYATSKKHNLKKHMERKNHRAESDEEWITTRGQRHKCEICCRIFPYPSRLRYHMTFAHGEQKPFKCSRCEYTTDQKGHLKRHSQVHESKDKSTSNNESVERSSTSTNVNCTDACDLPREEEDVERNTVDRPLRKLRITVQSKTVNRVNGESPAVEKKRSNRKTAEEESEDSAPSYTSINNVVDNSSHHSENVESVEMRKNLISSTSSDDHPPSQRFSLLPVLATPMHEEARKLKSEVLLATTLPVVLSLLERLLDLSASIMHQIRISMEVEVRHKAIECFEYVWSASKIAVGRWRDMVETSMDRNIFLKAVQYAYEILPVFVSLEINEHLEMVENVMLLALNTVKNCQHPSSTGEF